Proteins from a single region of Bacteroidota bacterium:
- a CDS encoding choice-of-anchor J domain-containing protein, whose amino-acid sequence MKKLLFFLLSIVLLGALDLNAQIKLQEGFENITFPPTGWSTKTISGTVNWTRSTGQFHSGTASAFINYETPGHENWLVTKQFSVGSNDTLSFWVRKQYTTDYGDHMDILLSTTDTAVASFTNNLATIDVGALANSTWVNFKYYLGGTFSGNVYVAFNHYDVDGNGCWLDDVQVGNAVLNDAGVSAYSSPLPPFCPGSTISPTVTVKNYGEAPQTVIPVYYTLNGGAPVGPVSTVGPIAQNGTENVTFTGPMAAVVNAGTNTFRFYTVLPGDQDNSNDTAVTIVNVTSISSFPYFESFTNPASWTTTGTAMWGSYGGAGLINPSGATGDTAVYANFYNVSSGTGNLVSPIFNFSGLTKPVVSFYVAYRSYSGDDDALQVLVSTDAGNTWSAPVYSKSRLSTPSLSTVADSTGAYLPTVSSQWRHETIDLTAYAGQSCVLIAFSAITAYGNNCWVDDFSITNATDFQTQTINATGPVIFTGSFDLGTNYNLTANMTSIGPAGGNINFERSKTAPTTLVSPEIAVNAAATSPSGAVLQPTHVSPDGYYTLSYDYSNQATYDLSIDITGYTGVADADKLYIVKRADANASWVCLNTTRVGNVLTASGITGFSQFAIAGDVDNPLPVELSSFTSIVNVRNVNLKWSTVFEQNNAGFDIERKAVTSEVWTKIGNVSGNGNSTIARNYSYSDNNLQTGKYNYRLKQIDHNGNFQYYGLAGEVVVGVPSNFALSQNYPNPFNPSTKINYDLPFDSKVSIRIFDMTGREMSQIVNQTQPAGYYTVQFNASSLSSGIYFYSINAEGGNKSFVKSMKMVLVK is encoded by the coding sequence GGACTAGAAGTACAGGTCAGTTTCATAGCGGTACAGCAAGTGCTTTTATCAACTATGAAACTCCCGGGCACGAAAACTGGCTGGTTACAAAACAATTCAGCGTAGGTTCAAACGATACATTATCATTCTGGGTACGTAAGCAATATACTACTGATTACGGTGATCATATGGATATTTTGCTTTCAACAACGGATACAGCAGTAGCAAGTTTTACAAATAATCTTGCAACAATTGATGTCGGCGCGCTGGCAAACTCAACATGGGTAAATTTTAAATATTACCTTGGAGGCACATTCAGTGGAAACGTATATGTTGCTTTCAACCACTATGATGTTGACGGTAACGGCTGCTGGTTGGATGATGTACAGGTTGGAAATGCAGTATTGAATGACGCAGGAGTATCTGCCTATTCATCACCGCTTCCTCCATTCTGCCCGGGCTCAACAATCAGTCCGACTGTAACGGTTAAGAACTATGGCGAAGCTCCGCAGACAGTTATTCCTGTTTATTACACTTTAAACGGCGGTGCCCCTGTAGGACCTGTATCAACCGTAGGTCCAATTGCGCAAAACGGTACTGAGAACGTAACATTCACAGGACCTATGGCAGCAGTTGTGAATGCCGGAACAAACACTTTCAGATTTTATACAGTTTTACCCGGTGACCAGGATAATTCAAATGATACAGCAGTTACAATTGTAAATGTTACTTCAATTTCATCTTTCCCATATTTTGAATCCTTTACAAATCCTGCCAGCTGGACAACAACAGGAACGGCAATGTGGGGTTCATACGGCGGAGCCGGATTAATCAATCCGAGCGGTGCAACCGGCGATACAGCTGTATATGCAAATTTTTATAACGTATCATCAGGAACAGGAAATCTTGTTTCACCAATTTTTAATTTTTCCGGTTTAACAAAACCTGTTGTCAGCTTTTATGTTGCCTATCGTTCATATTCAGGAGATGATGATGCGCTGCAGGTACTTGTTTCTACAGATGCAGGAAATACATGGTCTGCACCTGTATATAGTAAATCAAGATTAAGTACTCCATCACTTTCTACAGTAGCTGATTCTACAGGAGCATATCTTCCAACGGTAAGCTCTCAATGGAGACATGAGACCATTGACCTTACTGCTTACGCCGGACAAAGTTGCGTGTTAATTGCTTTCTCTGCAATTACTGCTTACGGAAACAACTGCTGGGTTGATGACTTCAGCATTACAAACGCAACTGACTTCCAGACACAAACCATAAATGCTACGGGACCGGTTATATTTACAGGTTCATTTGATTTAGGAACAAATTATAATCTTACTGCAAATATGACTTCCATAGGACCGGCAGGTGGAAACATAAACTTTGAAAGAAGCAAAACTGCTCCAACAACTCTTGTTTCCCCGGAAATTGCAGTGAATGCAGCAGCTACATCTCCAAGCGGCGCAGTATTACAGCCGACTCATGTTTCACCGGACGGATATTACACTCTTTCCTATGACTACAGCAATCAGGCAACTTATGATTTGAGCATCGATATTACCGGTTATACAGGAGTAGCAGATGCAGATAAGTTATACATTGTAAAAAGAGCAGATGCAAATGCTTCCTGGGTTTGCTTAAATACAACAAGAGTAGGAAACGTTCTTACCGCATCAGGAATTACAGGATTTTCACAATTTGCAATTGCAGGAGATGTAGATAATCCTCTTCCTGTTGAACTTTCATCTTTTACATCTATCGTAAATGTAAGAAATGTAAACTTGAAATGGTCAACTGTTTTTGAACAAAACAATGCAGGGTTTGACATTGAAAGAAAAGCTGTAACATCTGAAGTATGGACAAAAATCGGAAATGTTTCAGGAAACGGAAACTCTACAATTGCAAGAAATTATTCTTACTCAGATAATAATCTTCAGACAGGAAAATATAATTACAGATTAAAACAAATTGACCATAATGGAAACTTCCAATATTACGGGCTTGCCGGTGAAGTTGTTGTTGGTGTTCCAAGCAACTTTGCTTTGAGCCAGAACTATCCAAATCCTTTCAATCCATCAACAAAAATTAATTACGACTTACCGTTCGACAGCAAAGTTTCAATTAGAATCTTTGATATGACAGGAAGGGAAATGAGTCAGATAGTAAACCAGACTCAGCCTGCCGGATATTATACGGTGCAATTCAATGCTTCATCACTTTCAAGCGGAATTTATTTTTATTCTATAAACGCTGAGGGCGGAAATAAATCTTTTGTGAAGAGTATGAAGATGGTTTTAGTCAAATAA